Below is a window of Desmonostoc muscorum LEGE 12446 DNA.
TTCTGGGATAAACTCTGATTGGTCAAGAGTCATGTGTTATTTGTCATTGGTCATTACTCATCAGTCATGAGTGCAAAACCCTTGGACAAAGGACAAAGGACAAAGGACAATTGACTAGATAAAAACTTTATTAAGTTTTGGGAGATAGTTTTGGAACGCACATTCCTAGCAATTAAGCCTGACGGAGTACAACGCAAATTAGTCGGTGAAGTTATCCGTCGCTTTGAAACGAAAGGTTTTACCCTAGTTGGTTTAAAGTTCCTGAAAGTCAGTCGGGAATTGGCTGAACAACATTACGATGTTCACAAGGAACGTCCCTTTTTTGGTAGCTTAGTCGAATTTATCACTTCCGCGCCGGTGGTGGCGATGGTGTGGGAAGGAGATGGCGTCGTTGCAGCTGCGAGAAAAATCATTGGTGCAACAAACCCGTTAACAGCCGAACCGGGAACAATTCGCGGCGATTTTGGCATTAATATTGGGCGTAACCTAATCCACGGTTCCGATGCTCAAGAAACCGCCCAACGCGAAATTGCCCTGTGGTTTAAGGATGAAGAATTAGTCAATTGGCAACCGCACTTAACACCCTGGTTGCACGAGTAGGAAGTAGAGGGAGATGAGGGAGTAGGGGGAGATGAGGGAGTAGAGACTAGGAGAAGATGACGAAGTTTCTTTATAATTATTCTCCCTCATCCCCCTCATCTCCCTCATCCCCCTCATCTCCCTCATCTCCCTCATCCCCTCTTCTCACTTCGGTACTTCAGTTTTTTCTGGTTCTGGTTGGGGTATTTCTGCTTGAGGTGATTCGATGCCAACACGCTTGGAAAATCCCCAGCCTAAAATTAGGAAGATGGCAGTAATCATTACCCATTCTGGTGGCACTAAATTATCGTTAACCACTTTTAAGAACAGTCGCAAGCCCACTAAAGCTACAGTTACATAACCTGCATCTTCTAGATTTTCATATTCGTCTAGCCAACGGATAAACAATCCCGCCATGAATCGCAGCGTAATAATCCCAATTGTTGCACCCGTAAGTACTAGCCATTTTTCTTGAGAAACGGCGATCGCAGTTGTCACACTATCCAACGAAAATGCTAAATCTGTAAATGCAATTACAGGAATTGCTTGCAATAAGGAATTAAAACGCGGCCCGTGATGATGATCGTCCTTGGCTTCTTCTGAGGTAAAGTGTTGAAATACCAGCCATAGAAGGTAGGCAGCACCCAATAATTCAAATTGCCAGTATTTTTGCACCCAAGTGGCAGTCAGAATCAAGGTAATTCTCAGCACATAGGCAACAACTAAACCAAAGTTTAAAGCTTTACGCTCAAGTTCTTTGTCTTCTAGCCCTTGGGCGATGGCAGCCAGGGCGATGGCATTGTCAGCAGATAGCACCGCCTCTAAAAATATCAGGATCAGTAGGACTATCGGCGCTTCAACGCTGAAATGAAAGTGGAGGTAATCAAAAATTCGGTCTAGCATTCCAAGTTTCTCAAGCAGGAAAAAATTAAAATTTGACAGTAACAGAGATTTTATTATTCAAGAGCGCAGTAAATTGCCACCTTGATCCAGCTTAACGTGGTTGTGGTGCATTCTGAAGAGGGTTGAGTTCGTGCGATTGCCGTGCTAGTGGCGTATTTGACGTGTAAGTCAATACACCAAAAGTTTTAATATTTTTCTTAATCTAATGTCAATGGACTGCTGTCATAATTCATGAATTACCGCTACCTTCATTATCTTTTGCGTAAGTCCTGGAAAAGTTAGAATATCATATGTAGGCTCTAGCTTCCCGTTCCAAATATTCAATATCTCTTTTCCACCACTCAAGCTTGTTCTCTCGCTGTTGCAACTCATCTGCTGTCGGGTTTGTGTAAGGTTCAGTACCTGGGTTTGGGTGAACTCCTTTATTTGCAAGCCATTGGCGGCAAAAGAACTGCCAAAGAAATACATGATCGTGCCTGTCGCCACCCAGACAACGAATTCGTTTCACTGAAAGTGTGGATTCACCAAAAAGAATTTGCTGATTTATAGAATTGTTAGGAAGCAAGCGTGTCTCACTACCTCTTCCACGAAAGAACTCGACTACAAACCACTCGCCAAAATCGAATATACAAACCTCTGTGGGATCGCTACCATCATCCTCTAGTAGATCAACGTCACCTTGGATTTGATACCCTATAGCAATTTGTGATGTCTTGGGTAACAAGATGCGAAGACGTTCAAAGCGGTTACTGTAATTAGCCCAAAAGTCCCTGCGACTACGTAGCCGATTTGACTCGAAGTTTTCTAAATCGAGCTTGTTCAATATTTGATTTACTAATTTTTGGAAATCACCATAATTGATACCTCCAATCCACTCTCGAAGTCTTTGCCTTGCTGGTTCTGAAAGTTTATACCAATTTTCACCATTTCTATAGTTATTTTGCAACCAATCAACCAGTAACGAATGATTGGTTACTACTTTATTGGAAACATTAGTTAGCAAATGAT
It encodes the following:
- a CDS encoding TerC family protein, with product MLDRIFDYLHFHFSVEAPIVLLILIFLEAVLSADNAIALAAIAQGLEDKELERKALNFGLVVAYVLRITLILTATWVQKYWQFELLGAAYLLWLVFQHFTSEEAKDDHHHGPRFNSLLQAIPVIAFTDLAFSLDSVTTAIAVSQEKWLVLTGATIGIITLRFMAGLFIRWLDEYENLEDAGYVTVALVGLRLFLKVVNDNLVPPEWVMITAIFLILGWGFSKRVGIESPQAEIPQPEPEKTEVPK
- the ndk gene encoding nucleoside-diphosphate kinase, whose translation is MERTFLAIKPDGVQRKLVGEVIRRFETKGFTLVGLKFLKVSRELAEQHYDVHKERPFFGSLVEFITSAPVVAMVWEGDGVVAAARKIIGATNPLTAEPGTIRGDFGINIGRNLIHGSDAQETAQREIALWFKDEELVNWQPHLTPWLHE
- a CDS encoding EH signature domain-containing protein, with the translated sequence MNFEFSIPSLPETPQCSPNQLIQLASNLPDPTISIPSVEKVLEAIEQGKADRVSQLDWVYCIHAKARWDQQHIDQSCKTSAAIWKVAISNLWLQDQLLWRLALYYGDQQEQVLAQSLVESFDVFANSDLISHLLPVQIILALRTTKAGRELAKIACEKRVNRTGLLNNIRENLPVWIPLFTDFIEDITPYFTRISSPNHQQVKWLLSCLDEMSDSQQIKAVNHLLTNVSNKVVTNHSLLVDWLQNNYRNGENWYKLSEPARQRLREWIGGINYGDFQKLVNQILNKLDLENFESNRLRSRRDFWANYSNRFERLRILLPKTSQIAIGYQIQGDVDLLEDDGSDPTEVCIFDFGEWFVVEFFRGRGSETRLLPNNSINQQILFGESTLSVKRIRCLGGDRHDHVFLWQFFCRQWLANKGVHPNPGTEPYTNPTADELQQRENKLEWWKRDIEYLEREARAYI